The following are encoded together in the Drosophila sechellia strain sech25 chromosome 3R, ASM438219v1, whole genome shotgun sequence genome:
- the LOC6614151 gene encoding larval cuticle protein A2B, with amino-acid sequence MAFKFVFALAFVAVASAGYAPIAAPQVYHAAPAVATYAHAPVAVAQKVVVKAAEEYDPHPQYRFSYGVDDKLTGDNKGQVEERDGDVVRGEYSLIDADGYKRTVQYTADPINGFNAVVNREPLVKAVAVAPVVKTVAAPVAHYAAPAVAHYAAPAVVKTVAPVAHYAAPAVVKTVAPVAHYAAPAAYATYAAPTHYAAPTHYAAPAVAYHH; translated from the exons ATGGCATTCAAG TTCGTCTTCGCCCTCGCCTTCGTCGCCGTGGCCAGCGCCGGTTATGCTCCCATCGCTGCCCCACAGGTGTACCATGCTGCCCCAGCGGTGGCCACTTACGCCCACGCCCCCGTGGCCGTCGCCCAGAAGGTCGTGGTCAAGGCCGCTGAGGAGTACGACCCCCATCCCCAGTACCGCTTCTCCTACGGAGTCGATGACAAGCTGACCGGTGACAACAAGGGACAGGTGGAGGAGCGCGATGGAGATGTGGTCCGCGGCGAGTACTCCCTGATCGACGCCGACGGCTACAAGAGGACCGTCCAGTACACCGCCGATCCCATCAACGGATTCAACGCCGTCGTGAACCGTGAGCCCCTGGTCAAGGCCGTCGCCGTTGCCCCAGTTGTGAAGACCGTCGCCGCTCCCGTTGCCCACTACGCCGCCCCTGCTGTCGCCCACTACGCTGCTCCCGCTGTGGTCAAGACCGTGGCTCCAGTTGCTCACTACGCTGCTCCCGCCGTGGTCAAGACTGTTGCCCCAGTGGCTCACTATGCTGCCCCCGCTGCGTATGCCACCTATGCTGCTCCTACCCACTACGCTGCTCCCACTCACTATGCCGCCCCCGCTGTTGCCTACCATCACTAA